One Aethina tumida isolate Nest 87 chromosome 5, icAetTumi1.1, whole genome shotgun sequence genomic window carries:
- the LOC109601727 gene encoding transcription factor HES-2-like — protein sequence MKTDMKSCAPVSESRKIRKPLMEKKRRARINDSLETLKQILLDSKTTLKDSKKNGQRTAKLEKADILEMTVQYLQQLHKRLNQNHCENKVEKQSDGIKMTLIPTKLKTGEIVFVMPGNLSPVQQKENFQSRFSVKDDQNVWRPW from the exons ATGAAGACTGACATGAAAAGTTGTGCTCCCGTTTCTGAAAGTAGAAAA ATCAGAAAACCTTTGATGGAGAAGAAGAGGAGGGCAAGGATAAACGACAGCCTCGAAACCTTGAAGCAAATCCTGCTGGATTCCAAGACAACATTGAAAGACTCTAAGAAAAACGGGCAAAGGACAGCTAAACTAGAAAAGGCGGACATACTAGAAATGACCGTCCAATACCTTCAACAACTGCACAAGAGGTTGAACCAAAACCACTGCGAAAACAAAGTGGAAAAACAATCCGATGGCATAAAAATGACTTTGATTCCTACGAAGCTAAAAACGGGAGAAATTGTGTTCGTTATGCCTGGAAATTTGAGTCCTGTGCAACAAAAGGAGAACTTCCAGTCCAGGTTTTCAGTTAAAGACGACCAAAATGTTTGGAGACCCtggtaa
- the LOC109603285 gene encoding uncharacterized protein LOC109603285 yields MYLPASFGDINAFRFQSGVSIPFRGNLSASVMYIKSDQSRHLELLLPEDHLAYAYSLGQLGLGFPNYDYQMNYDDSYQSVHSPTPDDQTYSIEDIPQPPHVGFINKIENMGVIPSGVQFKKEIVIKNNSQTAQKWRVLEMIRDSCNNEVVVNCKTNFKPTSGVLGVACSGKLVYKVRDVKPHQWSSLLLLQTRVKKKWVTKSQCILVYESIVLNVKFKTSHPSLPILCPLEFAYKDVMATHEIALVNKSPLMGTFEFLTPQGKDADKVLLEFDPPSGVLGKNTQVKINVKVTPKEVGVLDEIQVPCFVGMDQKPLILRIVLIVDTIHVYFFLPKQDMFDRIRWPKIQELDLYECICNSEWFTGDEYFQPLSQLTSSQSLDKSEPTFRESELKMAYLRILKGTDEHKSVEFTESEDSLYVQPVLELDFKREFGDEIILQENVVEVLAVPLKIPTKFSFYIENLTPLTTTVSFSTTNFQPINDNFQNPLNQLLTSMKMKDTIKLWNSSMQKEFGILIAPMDDKLQLTPFAVTQVTFWIYANTYGCYMEEIAVHLEEVPSFCFSLLVEISGPPIEFPFALNAITPVPIIRFGHVAYENDPIKRKLKINNTSEVPVKLSLHFFEYHPEVQQPFNVVLAMTDEQPTLEDTKLIISNKYYGQETSQHLELSPRDLQIEPHSFIDVTLTLFPDKFKTKREQTDFNCNIIFYAFLNEEDRIKKNMFFRRTGKDLRTIKIEVKATIELPILKLDHIEGDTFIEAYTNDLISKKVSHIQVRLLFRNENHSPIFAMFHVELPFEIDFLKTSDGIEDTQQICVNPNKTLEVMLKIDVTQEYLFYISNLLYRNVTEIDLIDMTHNILTIPRYLNIHQRGISQQYIPLELRLHYPKIEVEPTALKFDSVLLNHTKKLLLVIKNLTAAEVPFEIYKTCMNNVIRCAPNHGVIKKSTGVNHSFMNVFVYFTPDTTQPISECIRIVTNIPEYFIDVAIKGVGMYNEKFYIHYKL; encoded by the exons ATGTATTTGCCAGCATCATTCGGGGACATAAATGCATTCCGCTTCCAGTCAGGTGTTAGTATACCCTTCAGAGGTAACTTGTCCGCCTCCGTGATGTATATTAAGTCCGATCAATCCCGCCACTTAGAACTATTACTTCCTGAGGATCATTTGGCATACGCCTACAGTTTAGGGCAACTCGGCTTGGGTTTTCCCAACTATGATTACCAAATGAACTACGACGATAGCTATCAGTCTGTACACTCACCAACACCGGATGATCAAACTTACTCAATCGAAGATATACCTCAACCACCCCACGTcggatttataaataaaattgagaataTGGGCGTCATTCCCTCCGGCGTCCAGTTCAAAAAGGAGATCGTAATCAAGAATAACTCGCAAACGGCTCAGAAATGGAGAGTCCTGGAGATGATTCGTGACAGCTGCAACAACGAAGTGGTAGTTAACTGCAAGACCAATTTCAAACCCACCAGTGGAGTTTTGGGTGTTGCCTGTAGTGGTAAATTAGTGTACAAGGTTAGGGATGTTAAGCCGCATCAGTGGTCGTCTTTGTTGCTCCTTCAAACGCGAGTTAAGAAGAAGTGGGTCACCAAGTCGCAGTGTATTTTGGTGTACGAAAGTATCGTGCTCAACGTAAAGTTTAAAACGTCGCATCCATCTTTGCCGATTTTATGTCCGTTGGAATTTGCTTACAAAGACGTGATGGCAACGCATGAAATTGCATTGGTGAACAAGAGCCCGTTGATGGGGACATTCGAATTTCTAACACCGCAAGGCAAAGATGCTGACAAAGTTCTGTTGGAGTTTGACCCACCTTCGGGCGTACTCGGCAAAAATACCCAAGTTAAGATCAACGTAAAGGTTACTCCCAAAGAAGTGGGTGTTTTGGATGAAATACAGGTGCCTTGTTTCGTGGGTATGGATCAAAAACCTTTGATTTTAAGAATTGTTCTTATCGTTGACACGATTCACGTCTACTTCTTTTTGCCTAAACAAGACATGTTCGATAGAATTAGATGGCCCAAAATACAGGAACTGGATCTTTATGAGTGTATTTGTAACTCTGAATGG ttcacTGGGGATGAATATTTCCAACCATTGAGTCAATTAACTTCAAGCCAATCCTTAGACAAGTCTGAGCCTACTTTCAGAGAATCAGAATTAAAAATGGCTTATTTAAGAATACTTAAAGGCACAGATGAACACAAATCGGTGGAGTTTACTGAATCTGAAGACTCTTTATACGTACAACCTGTTTTGGAGCTCGACTTCAAACGAGAGTTTGGGGATGAAATAATCCTTCAAGAGAACGTCGTGGAAGTTTTAGCCGTCCCTCTTAAAATTC ctACCAAGTTTTCGTTTTACATAGAAAACTTGACACCTTTAACTACTACAGTGTCCTTCTCAACAACAAACTTTCAACCCATAAACGACAACTTCCAAAACCCTTTAAACCAACTTCTGACCTCCATGAAAATGAAAGATACAA ttAAGTTGTGGAACTCGAGTATGCAAAAGGAATTCGGAATATTAATCGCTCCGATGGATGATAAATTACAACTTACACCGTTCGCTGTTACTCAGGTGACGTTCTGGATATACGCCAACACTTATGGCTGTTACATGGAAGAAATCGCGGTGCATTTGGAGGAGGTTCCGTCGTTTTGTTTCAGTTTGTTGGTGGAAATTTCTGGCCCACCAATAGAATTTCCTTTTGCCCTCAATGCCATCACACCAGTTCCAATTATAAG ATTTGGACATGTTGCTTATGAAAATGATCCGattaaacgtaaattaaaaattaataataccagTGAGGTGCCAGTGAAACTTAGTTTACACTTCTTTGAATATCATCCTGAGGTACAACAACCGTTTAACGTGGTGTTAGCAATGACAGATGAACAGCCGACCCTCGAAGACACAAAACTCATTATTTCGAATAAATACTATGGCCAAGAAACATCCCAGCACTTAGAa TTGTCTCCAAGAGATCTACAAATAGAACCGCATTCTTTCATAGACGTAACCCTGACTCTATTCCCAGATAAATTTAAGACGAAAAGGGAACaaactgattttaattgtaacattatattttacgcCTTTTTGAATGAAGAGGACAGGATCAAAAAGAATATGTTCTTCAGAAGAACTGGAAAAGATTTACgaactattaaaattgaagtCAAGGCTACGATAGAGTTGCCCATATTAAAATTGGACCACATAGAAGGGGACACATTTATAGAAGCATACACCAACGATTTGATATCTAAGAAGGTGTCCCATATTCAAGTCAGATTATTATTTCGCAACGAAAACCATTCGCCAATTTTTGCTATGTTTCATGTCGAGCTTCCGTTTGAGATCGATTTCTTGAAAACCTCAGACGGAATTGAGGATACCCAACAAATCTGCGTCAACCCTAACAAGACTTTAGAA GTCATGTTAAAAATAGATGTCActcaagaatatttattttacatatcaaATCTTTTGTATAGGAATGTTACAGaaattgatttgattgatatGACCCATAATATTTTGACCATACCGAGATACTTGAACATTCATCAACGTGGCATTTCTCAACAA tatattccACTAGAACTGCGTTTGCATTATCCAAAAATAGAAGTGGAACCAACTGCGTTGAAGTTCGATAGTGTGCTTTTAAATCACACCAAGAAACTGCTGTTAGTAATTAAGAATCTGACTG CTGCAGAGGTTCCATTCGAAATCTACAAAACATGCATGAACAATGTCATAAGATGTGCACCAAATCAtggtgttattaaaaaatcgacAGGAGTGAATCATTCATTTATGAATGTGTTTGTCTATTTTACACCAGA CACTACACAACCAATTTCGGAATGTATACGCATTGTCACAAACATCccagaatattttatagacgTGGCAATTAAAGGGGTAGGTATGTATaatgaaaagttttatatacattataaattataa
- the LOC109603282 gene encoding uncharacterized protein LOC109603282, translating into MFCQANNGRFFASPFKWVIYIKNENFEYNLNATFAKVDILVDSDVTLAMFSDNNTATLQKIYKRRRALPIIFENFANWTQEEGIEEVENFERVTARRRRNLGGLILNTCIVITNKDTLNHLTDKRDKHIDSIEKVNYVLVEHLAKMINAKLNYTIRDTWGYKNNESKWSGMIGELTENRADIGGTPLFFTSDRIDIIEYIAMTTPTRSKFVFREPKLSYVTNVYTLPFDNYVWYSTMGLVVIAACVLFVAVKWEWILRSKEHVYEEQVNDELRASVLDVAFLSFGAVCQQGAATLPYSSPGRITTILLFVALFFLYTSYSANIVALLQSSSNSIQNLEDLLKSRLEVGVHDTVFNRFYFPNATEPIRRQIYLQKVAPPGKPNKFMTIEEGIAKMRAGLFAFHVETGAGYKLVGETFQEDEKCGLQEIQFLQVPDPFLAIQKNSSFTELLKIGLKTIYETGLQYREVALIYSKKPLCQSRGSSFISVGIVDCYPPAVVLAAGMIISFLLFLIEIIYGYRHIICKRIKRVQIKQERSRY; encoded by the exons ATGTTTTGTCAA gCGAATAATGGACGATTCTTCGCATCTCCTTTCAAATGGGTAATCTATATAAAAAACGAAAACTTTGAATACAATCTGAATGCTACATTTGCAAAAGTGGATATACTTGTTGATAGTGATGTGACCTTAGCAATGTTTTCTGATAACAATACAGCAACATTGCAGAAAATTTACAAGAGGCGAAGGGCATTACCAATAATATTCGAAAACTTTGCTAATTGGACGCAGGAAGAAGGAATCGAAGAAGtcgaaaattttgaaagagtAACAGCAAGAAGACGTAGAAACTTAGGCGGTTTAATCCTGAACACTTGCATTGTAATCACCAATAAAGATACTCTAAACCACCTAACCGACAAACG GGATAAACACATCGACAGCATAGAAAAAGTAAACTACGTCCTGGTGGAGCACCTGGCGAAAATGATAAACGCAAAACTCAACTACACGATCCGCGACACGTGGGGTTACAAAAACAACGAATCCAAGTGGAGCGGCATGATCGGAGAGTTGACGGAAAACAGGGCGGACATAGGAGGCACACCCCTGTTCTTCACCTCCGACCGGATCGACATTATCGAATATATAGCCATGACTACGCCCACCAGATCCAAATTCGTGTTCAGAGAACCAAAATTGAGTTACGTCACCAACGTGTACACCCTCCCGTTTGACAACTACGTCTGGTACTCCACCATGGGTCTGGTGGTGATTGCGGCTTGCGTTTTGTTCGTTGCCGTGAAGTGGGAGTGGATACTGAGAAGCAAGGAGCACGTGTACGAAGAGCAGGTGAACGACGAGTTGAGGGCGTCCGTTTTGGACGTGGCGTTCCTGTCGTTCGGGGCTGTTTGTCAACAGGGGGCGGCGACGCTTCCCTACAGCTCGCCAGGACGGATTACCACCATCCTTCTGTTCGTCGCCTTGTTTTTTCTCTACACATCTTACTCCGCCAACATTGTGGCACTTTTACAATCTTCCTCAAACAGTATACAAAACTTGGAGGACCTGCTCAAGTCCAGGCTGGAGGTCGGAGTGCACGACACCGTTTTCAACCGGTTTTACTTTCCG AACGCAACTGAACCGATAAGAAGGCAAATTTACCTACAAAAAGTGGCTCCGCCTGGTAAACCAAACAAATTCATGACCATAGAAGAAGGTATAGCAAAAATGAGGGCGGGACTGTTTgcttttcatgttgaaactgGTGCTGGTTACAAACTTGTTG GTGAGACATTTCAGGAGGATGAAAAGTGTGGACTACAAGAGATACAATTCCTGCAAGTTCCTGATCCATTTTTGGCCATCCAAAAGAACTCTTCgtttactgaattattaaaaattgg gcTGAAGACGATATACGAGACAGGATTGCAGTATAGAGAAGTGGCGTTGATTTATTCCAAGAAACCACTCTGTCAGAGCAGGGGATCGAGTTTCATAAGTGTGGGGATAGTTGACTGTTATCCTCCTGCCGTTGTCTTAGCAGCTGGAATgatcatttcatttttgttatttctcatagaaattatttatggatacaG GCACATAATTTGTAAGAGAATTAAAAGGGTACAAATCAAACAAGAACGAAGTAggtattaa
- the LOC109603292 gene encoding ADP-ribosylation factor 1, whose protein sequence is MGNVFANLFKGLFGKKEMRILMVGLDAAGKTTILYKLKLGEIVTTIPTIGFNVETVEYKNISFTVWDVGGQDKIRPLWRHYFQNTQGLIFVVDSNDRERIGEAKDELMRMLAEDELRDAVLLIFANKQDLPNAMNAAEITDKLGLHSLRNRNWYIQATCATSGDGLYEGLDWLSNQLKNANR, encoded by the exons ATGGGGAATGTGTTTGCTAACTTGTTTAAAGGCCTGTTCGGCAAGAAAGAGATGAGGATACTCATGGTAGGATTAGATGCTGCTGGTAAaaccacaattttatataaacttaaactAGGAGAAATTGTTACGACTATTCCAACTATTG GTTTTAATGTCGAGACTGTAGAATATAAGAACATCAGCTTTACAGTATGGGATGTAGGTGGTCAAGACAAAATTAGGCCATTATGGAGACACTACTTCCAAAATACACAG GGCCTAATCTTCGTGGTGGACAGCAACGATAGAGAACGTATCGGCGAGGCGAAGGACGAGCTGATGCGCATGCTGGCCGAAGACGAGCTGAGGGATGCGGTGCTGTTGATATTCGCGAACAAACAGGATTTGCCGAACGCGATGAACGCAGCTGAAATCACAGACAAATTGGGACTGCACTCGTTAAGGAATCGCAACTGGTACATCCAGGCGACCTGTGCAACGAGCGGCGACGGATTATACGAGGGCCTCGACTGGCTGTCCAATCAGTTAAAGAATGCCAACCGTTAA
- the LOC109603284 gene encoding tRNA (cytosine(72)-C(5))-methyltransferase NSUN6 encodes MPRLGRTRKLLVTDCHVIHRYQRKTSNLFDTYKCPRKKRHVSATKTRENYGNGSASMVYPDSPFGCNFDCDVLLETAQEKSPHAAVQNFELHDYLKWLCASPNYTSFRVNTLRCTTDDVRKDLQLKIDLIFGNGAILVEKHDKLQDVLIIKHPEVTGQLGKHEKEVIVDAECATAVLRGAHIFAPGILGMLSGTQLGDKVSVYADISKKCKKGLQKVYPECDKIFVANGIAKMQRQELFGENLTPNGIAVEISETISGCPSIPDNILDTGLILLQNVPSIICVQNLNPQPREVILDMCASPGNKTTHIAALMKNKGVLIALDKTIPKVIQLKKRCEEFGTKVLSFQADSTKILDSTSGNLFEEGPPFRPETFDRILLDAPCSAVGRRPQLLNTSSEKVIRSYVPLQRKLFETAVSLLKPGGRLTYSTCTITLAENEGLVAWALKKFDCLEIVKQDIHLGGCGLSGSDLTEEQRKLVQRFGPYDGVDSVGFFICCFNKKI; translated from the exons ATGCCACGTCTTGGCCGTACGCGTAAGCTATTGGTCACTGACTGCCACGTGATCCACCGCTACCAACGTAAAACCTCTAACCTGTTCGACACGTACAAGTGTCCACGTAAAAAACGGCACGTATCGGCGACGAAAACACGGGAAAACTACGGAAACGGATCCGCTAGTATGGTTTATCCGGATTCACCTTTCGGATGTAATTTCGACTGCGACGTGTTGCTCGAAACGGCACAGGAAAAATCACCACACGCAGCG GTTCAAAATTTCGAATTGCACGACTATTTGAAATGGTTGTGCGCTTCGCCGAATTACACGTCGTTTCGTGTGAACACCTTGAGATGCACGACCGATGACGTCAGGAAGgatttgcaattaaaaatcGATCTG ATTTTTGGAAACGGTGCTATTTTGGTGGAGAAGCACGATAAATTACAAGACGTTTTGATAATCAAACATCCCGAAGTAACTGGGCAGTTGGGAAAGCATGAAAAAGAAGTTATTGTGGACGCGGAATGCGCAACGGCTGTTTTACGTGGAGCGCACATTTTTGCGCCCGGAATTCTTGGCATGTTATCAG GCACACAATTGGGGGATAAAGTGAGCGTTTACGCTGACATCtcaaaaaaatgcaaaaaaggACTTCAAAAAGTTTATCCTGAGTGcgacaaaatatttgtagccAACGGAATTGCCAAAATGCAAAGGCAAGAGCTTTTCGGCGAAAATCTGACtccaaa TGGAATAGCAGTTGAAATATCAGAGACGATTTCCGGTTGTCCTTCAATACCAGATAACATTTTGGACACAGGTTTGATTCTCTTACAGAACGTGCCTTCCATAATTTGCGTTCAAAACTTAAATCCCCAACCTCGTGAAGTAATATTGGACATGTGTGCTTCCCCGGGCAATAAAACCACGCACATAGCAGCTCTAATGAAGAACAAA GGAGTTCTTATAGCTTTGGACAAGACTATTCCAAAAGTtatacagttaaaaaaaagATGCGAAGAATTCGGTACGAAAGTTTTATCGTTTCAAGCTGATTCGACCAAAATCTTAGATTCTACGTCCggaaatttatttgaagaagGTCCACCTTTCAGACCCGAAACTTTCGACAGGATTCTTCTTGATGCCCCATGCAGTGCAGTCGGTAGACGACCACAGTTACTTAACACTTCCTCAGAAAAAGTTATACGGTCATACGTTCCCCTACAAAGGAAACTATTCGAAACT GCTGTGTCCTTGTTGAAACCTGGTGGACGTTTAACATACAGTACATGTACGATAACGCTGGCGGAAAATGAAGGACTTGTGGCTTGGGCTTTGAAGAAATTTGATTGCCTCGAAATCGTAAAGCAGGATATTCACTTGGGAGGCTGCGGCTTGTCTGGATCTGATTTAACTGAGGAACAAAGAAAATTGGTCCAGAGATTTGGACCTTATGATGGTGTTGATTCTGTTGgttttttcatttgttgtttcaataaaaaaatataa